One window of Chloroflexus aggregans DSM 9485 genomic DNA carries:
- a CDS encoding stage II sporulation protein M, protein MKRFWLSQAPTLARSDTVAPAWWVITRRELRDTLTDWRLLIPLVLLALALPTLIAGALVLFVNFVQQDAVAVQIMPFLILLVGFLPAGFSLILALESFAGERERNTLETLLAMPLGDRELYLAKLIAALALPLLGALLSQLVLVTWLLVLVPDVALSALQPLRSLLLLALVITMALVMVGGAVIISSHVTTVRAASLLSSLVLVPMALIVQLIAFLIVSDRWELVVALWVGLVIAAAGLVQIGMRAFSREELLAREQIRRSWFGQRKRPRRQIAWFGGGSIWIVARRELIEITRDWRSVGLLIFLLILMPVGLVTGIRALYPQLKDPLALAPLIPFGGVLAGFVPISFALVAALESFVGERERNTLEALCALPVTDRQLFFGKLVGTLLIPLLTALLTQYLFYGLVALNFPDLYADGMSPALLLQMGLLTVVVAVALVTGAVSLSIHAGSVREASMLASGILLPTTALLQAQAPYFIARRFDVIWLGMLAIFVVGLAFLRSGLQTFRRAAIFSRNREEMGLRRLWAVFRRFFCEYHPAGVPLYEYVGLPFSPLRFYRYELPMLLHELRLPLAVSLLAAIGGIWFGMSQASVRVFPSVERTLDQIAYGPDPSLWLVLFVVFNNLRVSILSNLFAPFSLGVFPFLVPATVFAQIGYVCGRLIERGGVGTDNPLTFLFAYLLPHGSIELPVFMLSAALGLRMGAAVLTAPGEFTVGENLLWAAAQTVKVWLLLIAPLVVVAALIEGLITPLVIRWAY, encoded by the coding sequence ATGAAACGCTTTTGGCTCTCCCAAGCTCCGACATTGGCCCGATCAGATACGGTTGCACCGGCGTGGTGGGTGATTACCCGCCGTGAGTTGCGTGATACATTGACCGATTGGCGATTGTTGATACCGCTGGTTCTGTTGGCGTTGGCACTGCCGACATTGATAGCCGGGGCATTGGTGTTGTTTGTCAATTTTGTGCAACAGGATGCGGTCGCCGTCCAGATCATGCCCTTTTTGATCTTGCTGGTAGGGTTCTTACCGGCAGGTTTCTCGCTTATTCTGGCCCTCGAGTCGTTCGCCGGTGAACGTGAGCGTAATACGTTGGAGACGTTATTGGCGATGCCGCTTGGTGATCGTGAGTTGTATCTGGCCAAGCTGATCGCGGCGCTGGCGTTGCCATTGCTGGGTGCGTTGCTGAGCCAACTGGTGTTGGTCACATGGTTGTTGGTTTTAGTGCCTGATGTGGCATTGTCGGCGCTGCAACCGCTGCGGTCGCTGTTGTTGCTGGCGTTGGTGATTACGATGGCGCTGGTGATGGTCGGCGGTGCAGTGATTATCTCGTCGCATGTGACAACGGTACGCGCAGCGAGTTTGTTGTCGAGTTTGGTGCTCGTGCCGATGGCATTGATCGTGCAACTGATCGCATTTTTGATCGTTAGCGATCGTTGGGAGCTGGTGGTAGCGCTGTGGGTTGGCTTGGTGATAGCGGCCGCTGGGTTGGTGCAGATCGGGATGCGGGCGTTTAGTCGGGAAGAGTTGTTGGCCCGTGAGCAGATTCGCCGATCGTGGTTTGGACAGCGCAAACGACCACGTCGCCAGATTGCATGGTTTGGCGGTGGTTCGATCTGGATCGTGGCGCGTCGCGAGCTGATCGAGATTACTCGTGATTGGCGTTCGGTAGGGTTGCTGATCTTTTTGCTGATCTTGATGCCGGTTGGGTTGGTGACAGGGATTCGCGCACTCTATCCTCAGCTCAAGGATCCGCTGGCATTGGCGCCACTGATCCCGTTTGGTGGGGTGCTGGCCGGGTTTGTTCCGATCAGCTTTGCATTGGTCGCCGCGCTTGAGTCGTTTGTCGGTGAACGCGAACGTAATACGCTCGAAGCCCTCTGTGCGTTACCGGTGACCGATCGGCAGCTCTTTTTCGGTAAACTGGTCGGTACGTTGCTGATCCCGCTGCTGACTGCACTGCTCACCCAGTACCTGTTTTACGGTTTAGTGGCACTGAACTTTCCCGATTTGTATGCCGATGGCATGTCGCCGGCGCTGTTGCTTCAGATGGGGCTGCTGACCGTCGTGGTGGCAGTGGCTTTAGTGACCGGCGCTGTGAGTCTCTCGATCCACGCCGGTAGCGTGCGCGAAGCGTCGATGTTGGCGTCGGGTATTTTGTTGCCGACGACGGCACTCTTGCAAGCTCAGGCGCCGTATTTTATTGCTCGCCGGTTCGATGTGATCTGGCTTGGTATGCTGGCAATCTTCGTTGTCGGATTGGCCTTTTTACGCAGCGGCTTGCAAACTTTCCGGCGTGCGGCGATCTTTTCGCGTAACCGGGAAGAGATGGGCTTACGCCGGTTGTGGGCAGTCTTCCGTCGCTTTTTTTGTGAATACCACCCGGCCGGCGTACCACTGTACGAGTATGTCGGTTTGCCATTCTCACCGCTGCGATTTTATCGCTATGAGTTGCCGATGTTGTTGCATGAATTGCGTCTGCCCTTAGCCGTGAGCTTGTTGGCAGCGATCGGTGGGATTTGGTTTGGGATGTCGCAGGCTTCGGTGAGGGTCTTCCCATCGGTAGAACGGACGCTCGATCAGATTGCGTATGGCCCCGACCCATCGCTATGGTTGGTGCTGTTTGTCGTTTTCAATAACTTGCGTGTATCAATCCTCTCAAACCTCTTTGCCCCCTTCAGTTTGGGTGTGTTTCCCTTCCTTGTGCCGGCGACGGTCTTTGCCCAGATTGGCTATGTCTGCGGGCGGCTGATCGAACGAGGTGGGGTGGGGACGGATAACCCGCTCACGTTCCTTTTCGCCTACCTGCTTCCACACGGCAGCATTGAATTGCCGGTGTTTATGCTCAGTGCGGCGTTGGGGTTGCGGATGGGGGCAGCAGTGTTGACTGCTCCGGGTGAGTTTACCGTCGGCGAGAATCTGTTGTGGGCTGCTGCACAGACGGTAAAGGTGTGGTTGCTCCTGATTGCGCCGCTGGTGGTGGTTGCCGCGCTGATCGAGGGCTTGATTACGCCACTGGTGATTAGATGGGCGTATTGA
- a CDS encoding glycosyltransferase has translation MQQHTVSIICTVRDEADNIAALLDSMLMQTRTADEIVINDCQSVDETPAIVAAYAARYPQIKLVRGGHNISSGRNNAIRHARGPLIASTDAGLILDPHWLARIIAPLETGDADLVGGFFHPTPRSLFALALGETNYRRSSEIDPLAFLPFGKSMAFRKEVWEAVGGFPEWASHCEDLLFDLAVERAGFRRVFVPEAVVHFAPRSTLRAFIRQYYLYARGDGRAGLWSQRHALRYAVYLTLSGLMGIALNQPRLRAPIGALIGLGVAAYTRGPYRRLWPKLRGRPLGERLFALALVPLIRLVGDVAKMVGYPVGLWRRLQHNGRAAG, from the coding sequence ATGCAACAACACACCGTTTCGATTATCTGCACCGTGCGTGACGAAGCCGATAACATTGCCGCGCTGCTTGATTCAATGTTAATGCAGACCCGCACCGCCGACGAGATCGTGATTAACGATTGCCAGAGTGTTGATGAGACACCGGCCATCGTTGCCGCCTACGCCGCGCGCTACCCGCAGATCAAGCTGGTGCGCGGCGGGCACAATATTTCGTCGGGCCGCAATAATGCCATTCGCCACGCGCGCGGCCCGCTCATCGCCAGTACCGATGCCGGTCTGATCCTCGATCCGCACTGGCTCGCCCGCATTATCGCCCCGCTCGAAACCGGCGATGCCGATCTGGTTGGCGGCTTCTTCCATCCCACACCGCGCTCACTGTTTGCGCTGGCGCTGGGCGAAACCAACTATCGTCGCAGCAGCGAGATCGATCCGCTCGCATTCTTACCCTTCGGTAAATCAATGGCCTTTCGCAAAGAGGTGTGGGAAGCAGTAGGCGGCTTCCCGGAATGGGCCAGCCACTGCGAAGACTTGCTCTTCGATCTGGCCGTTGAGCGAGCCGGCTTTCGCCGCGTTTTTGTCCCAGAAGCGGTGGTACACTTTGCACCGCGTTCCACCCTCCGAGCCTTTATTCGCCAGTATTACCTCTACGCTCGCGGAGATGGTCGGGCCGGGTTGTGGTCACAACGTCACGCGCTGCGGTACGCCGTCTATCTGACGCTCAGTGGGCTAATGGGGATTGCCCTCAACCAACCGCGCCTACGAGCACCGATTGGAGCGTTGATCGGGCTAGGGGTCGCTGCGTATACCCGTGGTCCTTATCGCCGACTTTGGCCGAAACTCCGCGGCCGACCACTCGGTGAACGGCTCTTCGCGCTGGCATTGGTCCCCCTGATCCGGCTGGTCGGCGACGTGGCCAAGATGGTTGGCTATCCGGTTGGTTTGTGGCGACGGCTTCAGCATAACGGGAGGGCCGCAGGATAA
- a CDS encoding nitroreductase family deazaflavin-dependent oxidoreductase, with protein sequence MRTCIQPLDRLLLWLTGGRIGVVSLFYPTLILITTGARSGTQRRTPLIFLPDGNRIVLVASNFGRDRHPGWYYNLRANPQAQVNIYGHLFECRAREVSGIEYLELWERAVRYYPGFAVYAGRSGRTIPIVVLELNTPI encoded by the coding sequence GTGCGCACCTGTATTCAACCGCTCGATCGGCTGCTGCTGTGGCTCACAGGAGGACGGATAGGAGTCGTCTCGTTATTCTACCCGACGCTCATCCTTATTACCACCGGTGCCCGCAGCGGCACACAACGGCGCACACCACTGATCTTTCTCCCTGACGGCAATCGGATCGTACTGGTCGCGTCAAATTTTGGCCGTGACCGTCATCCCGGCTGGTACTACAACCTGCGCGCCAATCCGCAGGCGCAGGTGAATATTTACGGCCACCTCTTCGAGTGTCGCGCGCGCGAAGTGAGTGGGATCGAGTATCTGGAACTGTGGGAGCGGGCGGTGCGTTACTATCCCGGCTTTGCCGTCTACGCCGGCCGTTCCGGACGCACCATCCCGATAGTGGTACTCGAACTCAATACGCCCATCTAA
- a CDS encoding YgaP family membrane protein — MTPNMGNVDRIARVVIALLLIVMIVTGVLSGALAWIGGILAVIFLATGAIGFCPLYLPFGIKTR, encoded by the coding sequence ATGACACCAAATATGGGGAATGTTGACCGGATCGCGCGCGTCGTTATCGCGCTTCTGCTCATTGTGATGATCGTGACCGGTGTGTTGTCGGGTGCGCTGGCATGGATCGGCGGTATTCTCGCGGTCATCTTCCTCGCCACCGGTGCAATTGGTTTCTGCCCACTCTATTTGCCGTTCGGCATCAAGACACGCTAA
- a CDS encoding glycosyltransferase produces the protein MRILFITGEYPPQPGGVGDYTQRLAQHLTIAGHEVITLTSVKGRWQLWRATSRGDEALAAPRGRASWRLVAAGRLAQVVRLIRSQWCHIQYQTGAYRLQIGVNVLPLLLRRTEIATAITYHDLLPPYLFPKAGPLRTWVTLLPARAATAVIATNPEDEATLRAAGLQPRLIPIGANIEPALPPDYDRAAWRERLGVAAGEALIGYFGLLSPGKGVDMLIDLAAGQPHWRLLIIGGAATTPTDRAYAEAIQQRLARDGLRHRVIITGHLPAAQVSAYLSACDVIALPFRDGASLRRGSLLAALAHGCAIVTTPPASPATAAALTGAVQFATAQPDSFAAAIEMVLQSAVMRDRLSEAACAVARRFAWPTIAQAHLELYQTR, from the coding sequence ATGCGGATTCTCTTTATCACCGGTGAATACCCACCACAACCGGGCGGTGTCGGCGATTACACACAACGGTTGGCGCAGCACCTCACCATCGCCGGGCACGAAGTGATCACCCTGACGTCGGTGAAGGGGCGCTGGCAACTCTGGCGGGCAACGAGTCGCGGCGATGAGGCATTGGCAGCGCCACGGGGACGAGCCAGTTGGCGGTTGGTCGCTGCCGGACGGCTGGCGCAGGTTGTACGCCTGATCCGGTCCCAGTGGTGCCACATTCAGTACCAAACCGGTGCGTATCGGTTACAAATTGGCGTGAACGTGCTACCCCTTCTCTTACGCCGCACCGAGATCGCCACCGCGATCACGTATCACGACTTGCTACCACCGTACCTTTTTCCCAAAGCGGGTCCACTGCGCACCTGGGTGACGCTGCTGCCGGCGCGTGCAGCCACAGCGGTAATTGCCACCAACCCGGAAGATGAAGCAACCCTACGCGCTGCCGGCCTCCAACCGCGTCTGATCCCGATTGGAGCCAATATCGAACCGGCCCTGCCGCCCGATTACGATCGCGCCGCGTGGCGGGAACGGCTAGGTGTGGCTGCCGGCGAGGCGCTGATCGGCTATTTTGGCCTGTTGTCGCCGGGCAAGGGGGTGGATATGCTGATCGATCTGGCGGCCGGCCAACCGCATTGGCGCTTGCTGATCATCGGCGGCGCTGCTACGACCCCCACCGATCGCGCTTACGCCGAAGCGATACAGCAACGGCTCGCAAGGGATGGTCTGCGCCATCGGGTAATCATCACCGGCCACCTGCCGGCTGCACAGGTCTCGGCCTACCTGAGCGCCTGCGATGTGATAGCCCTGCCCTTCCGTGATGGTGCTTCGCTACGACGCGGTAGCCTGCTCGCTGCACTCGCCCACGGCTGCGCCATTGTCACCACACCACCGGCCTCGCCGGCCACCGCCGCCGCCCTCACCGGCGCAGTACAATTCGCTACGGCCCAACCCGACAGCTTTGCCGCAGCGATTGAGATGGTATTGCAATCGGCGGTGATGCGTGATCGCCTCAGCGAAGCAGCCTGTGCCGTTGCCCGACGGTTTGCATGGCCCACCATTGCGCAGGCGCATCTTGAGCTGTATCAAACAAGGTGA
- a CDS encoding DUF4405 domain-containing protein has protein sequence MKQTNQNWRNFLIDGVMFVAFLIATAPRFSGLAIHEWLSLALAAAMITHILLHWQWIVTIGKRLFAKTTWRSRLNYLLNTLLFLAFTITIATGVLMSREALPLMGITMPRDRTLELLHRQASDLTMVILGLHIAIHWSWIVGMFRRLWPSRKPTRQAAAAAARLEEVRQ, from the coding sequence ATGAAGCAAACCAATCAAAACTGGCGCAATTTTCTTATCGACGGTGTGATGTTTGTCGCCTTTCTGATCGCGACTGCACCACGCTTTAGTGGGCTAGCGATTCACGAGTGGTTGAGTTTGGCGTTGGCAGCGGCGATGATCACCCACATCTTGCTGCACTGGCAATGGATCGTCACTATCGGCAAGCGCCTCTTTGCCAAAACAACGTGGCGGTCGCGGTTGAATTATCTACTCAATACACTCTTGTTCCTTGCCTTTACCATCACGATTGCAACCGGTGTGCTGATGTCGCGGGAAGCGCTCCCGCTGATGGGTATCACCATGCCGCGCGATCGCACGCTCGAACTCTTGCACCGGCAGGCGTCGGATCTGACAATGGTTATTCTAGGATTGCACATTGCTATCCACTGGAGTTGGATTGTAGGCATGTTCCGCCGGCTCTGGCCGTCGCGCAAACCGACCCGTCAAGCTGCTGCCGCAGCGGCGCGGTTAGAGGAGGTGAGACAATGA
- a CDS encoding insulinase family protein: MTNLYGFELLRDEFIPELNTRARLYRHIKTGAELLSLENDDENKCFGITFRTPPRDSTGIAHILEHSVLCGSRKYPVKDPFFTLVKGSVHTFLNAMTYPDKTTYPVASTNLKDFYNLIDVYLDAVFFPRITPEVLKQEGWHFELPAPDAPLTIKGVVYNEMKGAYSSPDGMLYRYSQQSLFPDTTYGHSSGGDPLSIPDLTYEAFKRFHETLYHPSNARIFFYGDDPPEERLRKLDEYLSQFERIDPPSQIEKQPRFSEPRVLEYTFSAADESQQKGMVMLNWLLDDNRDPTELMARELLGYILLGNAAAPLRKALIDSGLGEEVIGGYESDLLQQTFSVGMKGIDPANAGQVEELILRTLAELAEQGIDTETIAAAFNTFEFSLRENNTGSFPRGLVLMLRALSTWLYDDDPIAPLRFEAPLAAVQTAVKNGDRLFERMIGELLINNPHRTRVTLRPDPEHAARLAAAEQARIDAFATTLDEAKRAALVAETQALVEWQQTPDPPEALATIPTLRLSDLDRTIKRIPTDIDERGGVTLLRHNLFTNGIVYLDLAFDLRAVPPHLLPYVPLFARALTEMGTATSDFVRLLQRIGRETGGIGAAPMTATDLVSGQSVGRLMVRGKSTLGQAGELFRLLGEILLTVNLDNCERFKQIVLRSRANRESSLIPSGNAYARQRLAARFAPAEWAEEQMSGVSAIFFLRELEQRVQHDWPSVLADLEAVRTALINRHGLVANLTLDASGQETIMPMLMAFLAELPDVPYTPVQWSVSSVDGGEGLIIPAQVNYVAKGVNLHAYGIRPSGAAMVVLRHLRIDYLLDRIRIQGGAYGAGGSYDRSTGLFITTSYRDPNLLRTLDVYDEMATFLRETALDPATVERAIIGTIGDMDAYQLPDAKGYTALVRYLTSVSDEYRQQIRDEVLATTPADFVAFAEAAAALRDHGHVAVLGSAEAIEAANRERPGLLNPVKVL, translated from the coding sequence ATGACGAATCTGTACGGATTTGAGCTACTGCGCGATGAGTTCATCCCCGAACTCAATACACGCGCTCGCTTGTATCGTCATATCAAGACCGGCGCTGAACTGCTCTCGCTGGAAAATGACGACGAGAATAAATGTTTCGGCATTACCTTCCGCACCCCGCCGCGCGACTCGACCGGCATTGCCCACATTCTCGAACACTCGGTGCTCTGTGGCTCGCGTAAGTATCCGGTCAAAGACCCCTTTTTCACGTTGGTGAAGGGATCGGTACATACCTTCCTTAATGCCATGACCTACCCGGATAAAACAACTTATCCGGTTGCGAGCACCAATTTGAAAGACTTCTACAATCTGATCGATGTCTATCTCGATGCAGTCTTCTTCCCGCGTATTACGCCCGAAGTACTCAAGCAAGAGGGTTGGCACTTCGAGCTACCGGCGCCCGATGCACCGCTCACCATCAAGGGCGTGGTCTACAACGAGATGAAGGGGGCCTATTCGTCGCCCGATGGGATGCTCTATCGCTACTCGCAGCAGTCGCTCTTCCCCGATACAACGTATGGTCATTCATCGGGCGGCGATCCTCTGTCGATCCCTGATCTAACGTATGAAGCCTTTAAGCGTTTCCACGAGACGCTCTATCATCCCTCTAACGCGCGCATCTTCTTCTACGGCGATGATCCGCCGGAAGAGCGGCTGCGCAAGCTCGACGAGTACTTGAGCCAGTTTGAGCGGATCGATCCGCCTTCTCAGATCGAAAAGCAGCCCCGTTTCAGCGAGCCACGTGTCTTGGAGTACACCTTTAGTGCTGCCGATGAGTCCCAGCAAAAGGGCATGGTGATGCTCAATTGGCTCCTCGATGATAATCGCGATCCGACCGAACTGATGGCACGCGAGTTGTTGGGCTACATTTTGCTGGGGAATGCAGCAGCGCCGTTGCGCAAGGCGCTGATCGATTCCGGGTTAGGCGAAGAGGTCATTGGCGGGTATGAAAGTGATTTGCTGCAACAGACCTTTTCGGTTGGAATGAAAGGGATCGATCCGGCAAATGCAGGGCAGGTTGAAGAGCTGATCCTGCGCACGCTGGCCGAACTTGCCGAGCAAGGGATCGATACCGAGACGATCGCAGCAGCCTTTAATACCTTTGAGTTTAGCCTGCGCGAAAACAACACCGGTAGCTTTCCGCGTGGTTTGGTGTTGATGCTGCGCGCGCTGAGTACGTGGCTCTATGACGATGACCCGATTGCACCGTTGCGCTTCGAGGCGCCACTGGCGGCAGTGCAGACTGCCGTAAAGAACGGTGACCGTCTCTTTGAACGTATGATCGGCGAGCTGCTGATCAACAATCCACACCGGACGCGCGTGACCTTACGCCCTGATCCCGAACACGCTGCCCGTTTGGCCGCCGCTGAGCAAGCTCGGATCGATGCCTTCGCCACGACCCTCGATGAGGCCAAGCGGGCGGCGCTGGTCGCCGAAACGCAGGCGCTCGTCGAATGGCAGCAGACGCCCGATCCGCCCGAGGCGTTGGCGACGATCCCGACCCTGCGTTTGTCCGATCTCGACCGGACGATCAAGCGGATTCCGACCGATATTGATGAGCGAGGTGGCGTAACGCTTCTGCGTCACAATCTATTTACCAACGGCATCGTTTATCTCGATCTGGCTTTTGATCTGCGTGCCGTACCACCGCACTTACTGCCCTACGTGCCACTCTTTGCCCGTGCTCTCACCGAAATGGGTACGGCGACCTCCGATTTTGTCCGTTTACTCCAGCGCATCGGGCGTGAGACCGGTGGGATCGGCGCTGCGCCGATGACGGCAACCGACCTTGTTTCAGGGCAGTCGGTTGGTCGGTTGATGGTCCGTGGCAAAAGTACGCTCGGCCAAGCCGGCGAGTTATTCCGCTTGCTCGGCGAGATTCTGCTAACGGTGAATCTCGATAACTGTGAGCGCTTCAAGCAGATCGTTCTGCGCTCACGGGCCAACCGTGAGTCGTCACTTATACCGTCAGGCAATGCGTATGCTCGCCAACGTCTTGCTGCACGGTTTGCTCCGGCGGAATGGGCCGAGGAACAAATGAGTGGGGTTTCCGCCATTTTCTTCTTGCGCGAGCTTGAGCAGCGTGTGCAGCACGATTGGCCGAGTGTGTTGGCCGATCTTGAAGCGGTGCGGACGGCGCTGATCAATCGGCACGGGTTGGTGGCGAACCTGACCCTTGATGCGAGTGGGCAAGAGACGATCATGCCGATGCTGATGGCATTTCTCGCCGAACTGCCTGATGTGCCCTATACGCCGGTGCAGTGGTCGGTAAGTAGTGTTGACGGTGGTGAGGGGTTGATCATTCCGGCACAGGTGAATTACGTTGCCAAAGGGGTAAATCTCCATGCCTACGGCATTCGGCCTAGCGGCGCGGCAATGGTGGTGTTGCGCCACCTGCGCATCGACTATCTGCTCGACCGCATCCGTATTCAGGGTGGGGCGTATGGCGCCGGCGGTAGTTACGACCGCAGCACCGGCCTGTTCATTACTACCTCGTACCGTGATCCCAACCTCTTGCGCACGCTCGATGTGTACGACGAGATGGCAACCTTCTTGCGCGAGACGGCGCTCGATCCGGCGACGGTTGAACGGGCGATTATCGGTACAATCGGCGATATGGATGCTTACCAGTTGCCGGATGCCAAGGGATACACCGCCCTGGTGCGCTACCTGACCAGCGTAAGCGACGAGTATCGCCAGCAGATTCGTGATGAAGTGTTAGCGACTACCCCGGCCGATTTTGTTGCCTTCGCCGAAGCTGCGGCAGCGTTG
- a CDS encoding MFS transporter has product MSIPTTFDYEVATRRIIGALFVTQSLASAAIIANIAVNAIAGAQLSGNDALAGLPATLMLAGAALSAYPAGRAMQRFGRRPGLLVGMVLGLMGMLIDGVAVLSHSFLLFLGGLFVVGMARGIIDQSRYAAADVVSPERRAGAISTVVFASTIGAVGGPLLVGPLGQVAAAGGLPELTGPMFGGVALFAIATLVMFVFMRPDPRTLALRLNVQTTTADATTVVPVRSVGTILRLPLVRAGLVSMVLGQVVMVLVMSVTSLHMSHHAHGLDSISLVIGTHTFGMFGLSMFTGRIADRLGRPLTIIFGALMLIVGTLIAPASLLTPWLALGLFLVGLGWNFCYIAGSALVADAIVPSERGAVQGASDLLVNLGSAFGSLSSGFILAGLGYLLLCLIGAVLSLIPLSAALWWGRSVRQTVAAAD; this is encoded by the coding sequence ATGAGTATACCAACCACCTTCGACTATGAAGTTGCTACGCGCCGGATCATCGGCGCTTTATTCGTTACGCAGAGTTTAGCATCAGCCGCAATTATTGCCAACATCGCCGTGAATGCGATTGCCGGTGCGCAACTGAGTGGCAATGACGCACTCGCCGGCTTGCCGGCAACCCTGATGCTGGCCGGGGCGGCGCTGTCAGCCTATCCCGCAGGGCGAGCGATGCAGCGGTTTGGCCGCCGGCCCGGTCTCCTTGTGGGGATGGTGTTGGGGCTGATGGGCATGCTGATTGACGGAGTAGCGGTACTTAGCCACTCGTTTCTTCTCTTTTTAGGCGGCCTGTTTGTGGTTGGCATGGCGCGTGGGATTATCGATCAGAGTCGTTACGCCGCTGCCGATGTCGTCTCGCCGGAACGACGGGCCGGTGCGATCAGCACAGTGGTCTTTGCGAGCACTATCGGCGCAGTGGGAGGGCCGTTGTTGGTAGGGCCGTTGGGTCAGGTGGCGGCAGCCGGTGGCTTACCTGAGTTGACCGGACCAATGTTTGGTGGGGTAGCCCTCTTCGCCATCGCCACGTTGGTCATGTTTGTCTTTATGCGACCCGATCCGCGCACGTTGGCGCTGCGCTTGAATGTTCAGACGACCACAGCCGATGCCACAACGGTGGTACCGGTGCGTTCAGTGGGTACGATTCTGCGGCTCCCGCTCGTTCGGGCCGGACTGGTGAGTATGGTGCTTGGTCAGGTGGTGATGGTGTTGGTGATGAGTGTCACCTCGCTTCATATGAGCCATCACGCTCACGGTCTTGATAGCATCTCGTTGGTGATCGGTACCCATACCTTTGGCATGTTTGGCCTATCAATGTTCACCGGTCGGATCGCCGACCGCCTGGGTCGGCCCCTGACGATTATATTTGGCGCTCTGATGTTAATCGTCGGGACATTGATTGCACCGGCATCGCTCTTGACGCCATGGCTGGCTTTGGGATTGTTTCTTGTCGGGTTGGGGTGGAACTTTTGTTATATTGCCGGCTCAGCACTGGTGGCAGACGCCATTGTGCCGTCGGAGCGTGGTGCGGTGCAAGGCGCGAGCGATCTGCTCGTCAATCTAGGTTCGGCATTTGGTAGCCTGAGCAGTGGGTTTATTCTGGCCGGGTTAGGGTATCTACTACTCTGCTTGATCGGAGCGGTTCTTAGTCTTATCCCTCTGAGCGCGGCGTTGTGGTGGGGACGTTCGGTGCGCCAGACAGTGGCTGCGGCTGATTAA
- a CDS encoding STAS domain-containing protein: MAERTAALQAALAESEQRQAALTAALAENERQRQEIQALNVPILAVRDGMLVMPLIGALDGIRRSLAQQRALQAVHDSRARWLLVDVTGVPFLDQTAADGVITLARSVRLLGARLVLIGVGPEVAQTMVGLKMELRAIDVVRDLRDVLLRFSS; the protein is encoded by the coding sequence GTGGCCGAACGCACTGCAGCCTTGCAAGCCGCATTGGCCGAGAGTGAGCAGCGGCAAGCGGCATTGACGGCAGCGTTGGCCGAGAATGAACGTCAGCGCCAAGAGATTCAGGCCTTGAATGTGCCGATTCTGGCGGTGCGTGACGGTATGCTCGTGATGCCCCTGATCGGTGCGCTCGATGGGATTCGGCGGTCATTGGCCCAGCAGCGAGCGTTGCAAGCGGTGCATGATAGCCGTGCGCGTTGGTTGTTGGTTGATGTGACCGGTGTGCCATTTCTTGACCAAACCGCAGCCGATGGCGTGATTACTTTGGCCCGCAGTGTGCGTTTGTTGGGTGCTCGCCTTGTCTTGATCGGAGTTGGGCCTGAGGTGGCGCAGACGATGGTGGGACTAAAGATGGAATTGCGCGCAATCGATGTAGTACGTGATTTGCGCGATGTTCTGCTGCGGTTCTCGTCATGA